The genomic segment AGATTATTGAGTACAGCTTTTCTTATTATATTTAACTGCCTTGCTTTGCTTCACTTGGACAAGCAAATGGACAAATTCAGTCTCAAGTGTCTTATACTGAAGGGAGATCAAATGCTACTGACAATATATAATAGTCTAATGTGCGCTTCATGTGCTGTATGTTAGAGGCGTGCTGAAAATTTTGAAATAGCCTGGATTATATTGCACGGCTAACTGAAATTTGACATTAACAGGTGACTTTATTTAAGAATCAAATGCAATTTATAACTAGCTCATTGCACAACTAATCCTTTGCATTTAAGTACCTTTGTAGGACAAGTTGCAAAAATGCCTGCTTTTAGTCCTTAGCTCTTTATGCATTATTAATTATATCCCTTATGCACCTAAAGCTTTGGtcacttttacatttttgaaatgCAACGTGACACAACCACACcttttttgtgatttgtttttagtGCAAAGAGGCATAAAAAATGTTCAACTGCTTGCTTACCCACCTCCAGGAGCCGCCACaaccaaaatgaaaaaacaagatGTTCTAATCACACTTTTATTCAGAACTCCTTACCCTGTTATACCAATACTGTAATGTGATTTTATTCACTTTATGTTCATCAAAGACGACCATCAGCTCCTGGTTATCAAAACACTGCCGTAACCATTAGGAGAAGAGAACCCCATTCAGGGTTTTCCAACGGGATCATGGCCGCTGTTATCCCTCGGCGTTAACCGACTGCTGTCCCACTAGCTCTCTGGTTCTCATCAGGGGGACACCTTTGCCTTCCATGCAGGTATCACACCCCCACACTGCGGACACCTCAGCAGTCAGAAGATTGTAGGCTGTCTCTGTCATGCCCGTGCAAACCCTGTGGAACCATTTCTGACAGGAAGCCTCACACAAGATGGCTTCCTGGTCGTCGTTGACTTCATTCATACAGATTCCGCAGGGATAAACGGGATCAGTGGATGAGTGGCCCGGCCTGTTGAGGAGAACAGCTGCTTTATTGCTGCTACTGCCACTGCTGCTCCTCTTCGGGGGTGCCTGTTCCACAGCCCCGCAGGGCTGCGTAGGGTTCTTCTGAGCGTCGTTATTGGGGTGCATGCCGTTCAGCTTGTCCAGAGTGTTCGAATGACTGCCGTCTTGATTTGCAGGAGCACTCCTGCTGATCGTCTTCAGGTCAGCACTGTTGTCCTGACAAACATTGTCCTCGGGATTCTGACTTTGCTTACACGGGGCCGGGTTTTGAGAGACGCTTTTACTTGTGGCTTCGCTAAAGTCTTGTTTTGGCATAGGAGCACTTGTCTGGTTGAAGTTATTCTGTGGCTGCATAAAACCAGGACTTGCATCCATGTTAGGCGCCATTGGTGGATTGATATTTGAGTTACCTTCTTGCCCAAAGTTCGGGCCCATGTCGGAGTTCTGGTTCATACTGTGTGGGGGCATTTGGCTGAAGTGGTCTCCTGGCCCAGGCCTAAAAGGCTGATTAGGTGGTAGGGGCATATTGTTGTTGAACACCGGGTGATTTCCGTAACCGGGACTCTCATGATGCCCATAGTTAAAGCCCGGAGGTCGGTTAAAGCCCATGCCCATTTGGTTTTGAGCAAATGGGTGGAGCTGATTTCGCATTGGGTAGGGACCTCCATAAGCAGAGGGCATCCTGGGAGACATATGGGGCGGCATCCTGTGAGGGCCATATCCACCGAAACCTGGGTAATGAGGGTGACCAAAGTAAGGGTTTCCAGAAGGCAGCGGCTTGTACGACGGGGTATTGTAGTTGTCATCAAAGGGGTTTGCAGCTACTAAGTGTTCGGCACTTGGGTTTGGTGGTGGAGCATATTCAGAAAGAGGTGCAAATGAAGAAGCCTGCAATGAAAAGTGCAGGGAACACAACTTTAGcacagagcctcctgtcctagCATTGTGAAAGCACAAACTCTTCACTGGGAAATGAATATGCAAAACAGAAACTCTAACTGAAATAAAGTCCCACGTCTTCAATTTTCGGTGGAAGACCTATAGTCCCCAGTTCCAAAATGTCCACAACAACACATTACAGCAGCTTTCTAGTCTGTTCTTTATCTTTGATGCAACACTTGCAGGGTGTCCTTTGAGGGAGTAGTTGAAAATACATAAAGATGAGACAgcattatgtattttaaaaagaaacaccacAAAATTATTCAAAGCTTGAAACCTAGTGTGTTTGGGCAGCTCCTTACTGTTACTCCTTTACAACAAATTCATCTACAACAATAAAAGAAGCCACACAGCTACCTGGGTGTTTGACTTGCGTTTTTTCTTATCAGGGCTCCCCAGAAGTGTGCCTGGCCCTCCTGGCCCTCCTAAGCCGTCCAACCCTCCATCTCCACCTGTGAAATTTCACCCAAACTCACGTTATAAATTTGCCTTTTACAGTGACTGAACACATGAACCAAAAGTCAGTTTTGGTATAGGGTAATTTACGCTATGAGACAAAATATTCATAtagcaaaataatttatttaaaagcattttagttggaaaaaaactattttctagTTCATGGTGACACGtacaacatttttaacatgttGTAACAACACAATCATGTTCACATTGTAATAAACCACTAGATAAtgcatttcatataaatataaataatatactgtatagacattGCGAACTGTTTTACTTATTAATGTCTTTTGAATAGaaatcctcaatgaactgccACTGTTCTGTGACATGCACGAATTTAGCTTTAACTGTTTTTAGAAATAAGCGTGtttaaatcacataaaaaatgtattgcagcgtgatgtatttaatattttgcatgATTTGATGAAAACTTCCCAAAACAGGCGTTCCATACGTACTGTATGCTGAAAAAGTTACAATTCTTAACCAACTATGACATCTCTAGAAtctacaaatacatttaaaaagatgaCAATATAATAGACTGGTTCTTCCCATAAGAACGACTTATTTACCGTAAGAAACAATTCTGTCGCGATAACCGGAACTCTTGACTGTCAGTGCATTAGCTAGCTAACTCCCAACTTGAAAAGCGCAACTTGTGGTTCGCCCTGTTCAAAATGCACTTTCTTACATCTTAAACGTCAGCTGACTATTCAGTTCTTTTCATCAGTTTCATTTTGAGATATGCGCATTCCAGTAGATCATTTCTGGGGGGGGGGTATTTCGTGTGAAAATATTCACAAGACGCattcatttcttttgaaaagcCTGCTGCGGTAAGCGAGCAATTCTGAGACTTTCATTCAATTCTTCAAAGGCCTTACTTGAGGTAGGCCGACAAGCTCCTTCACAGTCATAATTATGGTTGAGACTTGTGTGCAGCGTATCTTGCCCCCGCAACACTGTAACATACAATGCAcgaacagcaaaaagaaaacagcgAAAACGCACATTACCTCTATTTCTTTTAAGAGAGATGGTGTCTTTCTCCTGTTCTCCTGACATTACAGGGTGAAATACATGACTCAAGggggtaaaaaaaacagtatttcctttaaaaaatgctaaagGTAAACGCACTCTTCTTCTCCCTTCGCAGCAATCAGAGCACAGCTATCTGTGTGCAGGAAAGCTGCAAGGGCTTGTAAAGTTTGGGAGGAGCGGACTGTTTCAACTTCGTGATATAGTTGTACGCGCAGAAAATTGCGAAAAGCAGGAGCGAGTGCGAATCATTTATCCCCCGAGCGTGTAGCCAGTACGTTTAAACTATACCTATCTTTTAGTTTAGTAAATTTGAATGTAAATTATACAATACAGAAACCCCTCCATATTAGCATGTGAGTGTGTCTGCGCTCCTCTGTTTGATGTGGTAGTGCCGCTGTCAGACCGTGTGATAAACCGCGGATGAAACATTACAAATGGAAGTGCTGTTACACCGAGGTGCCTACTCATCTCATCTCCCTGCCCCCTTGCTTTGAGCCACGCACAACGATTGCTATTTTTCATGAGCTTTTCCCGGATCAGAATGATTCCTTAAACCAGGCATGCAATTACGTTTGATGAATTTATAAGAAGGGCAAGGGTACTCGGTCCGAAATTACAGCTTCACGCCAGGCTTTCAAGTTCAACGTGTCGCTTGCGTCGGGTTTTTTAAATGCAGGGGAAACAGAAGTTGAAATAAGCAATTgtggttttttttaacagacgGGGGGGAAATGTCAGTCAAGTTAAGGAAAAGAAACGCATGGACAAGCTTGTTGTtagaaaggcaaaaaaaaacttgcaaactGCCATGAGATGTACGTTAAATGAGTTTTGTGGGCTAATTTCAATTGGCTGGTTAGTGTAACGAGTTTAAATGATGTAATAGAActaactttttatttaaaagaaaacaggaagaCGTGCGAAAATGGAAAAGTTTCTTTACATTTGCAAATATCCAGAGGTTTGATAGACTTGATACATTTGTTACTTAATTGTGTGTTGTCCACATAGTAGCTGTTGAATGGACAGGCCACAATTCCGTGAAACTTTTATTTGCGATATACAGCGTATAATATTttgataaaataatgtaaaattacttttgaaaatgacaaatttctTTTTAGAATCCCCGGGTCCTTTCCTGGAAAATCATCTTCCGTGCTGACAGAATATAAAATGATTCCATGAAGTGTGTACATTCCTAATGAGAAATGTTGGCATTGCTCGtgtaaaaataatgttaaaaaatgctgttgtagtgctttttcatcGATTGGGTTTGTTTTACATAAACAGCAGTAAGGGATGCTAAACTCAAGGAGTGCGCTAAACCAAATGTTATTTATATTCCTTACTGGTAAGACTATTTATTGCCTTTGATGCAATTATTCTTATCGATTTTATTCACCAACACATAAGGTTTAAATGGGCCTGGGCAGGTGTAGAGCTGGGGTCGGAGGAATAATTGATGAAGAATATACAGTTTCGAAATTCAGTATGTTGTCTTGATTTGTTTCGTGAAGGTTATGTGAAGTAAGAACGTACTCTTTAAaacgttattttaaaaaagtggtaTTTAACAACAGTCTTTATGCAAATTGGTACTTGATTAGTTAAATAAGTAtactgaattaaattaatataaaattgatatttttgtttccttgttttATAAAGTAACGAAAGCCATAGTAGTAGTATAAAATCTTAAGTGATCATCCTTCCTATCAATCAGGACCAGAGGTCAATACCGTGCTGTGTTTCCTGGGTGATGAGGCTGGATTCACTATTGGATGTCAGATTTTGATTTGTCCTGGGCTCAGAGATGCATGGATTGCCTTGATATTGATCACAGATGGCCTTCCCCTGAAGCCATAAACTTGATGATAGGTTGTGACTGCTCCTTGCAAACACAAAGAAGTGGATGATGCATTAACAAAATTCACATTTCCGTTTTATAGAATGTAAAAACAGCCTGTTTCTCCCAGCCACCACAACTAACTTAAGAAACTGTTTCATACAGGATGAGTCTAATATACACTACAGATGCTTATTCTTTCCACTTTACTGAAGTCAGAACAGACCTCAATTGTCATATCCTAGTATAAAGcccacatttacagtaaaacatCCAAAAACTGCTATTGATTTGGTTATTTATTACGTTATCTTTTTTGGGTCTGTAAAATCTCCttgaaaaagcaaaatgttGTTGGTTTTTGGCCATAGGATGAGTTTTGGTTTCTAATCCCCAGATAAATCATATTTACAAGGCAGAATATTGTCATATGcaagttgttgttttgcagaaatGCTAGACTACCCTTTTACAGTAACAATTGAATGAAATTAAGCATTTAACACAATACTTTTGTGGTTTATGTATTAAAATAGAATATTAATGATCATTgatttatacatttgttttactgGTTCTTTCTCAATCAGAAGTCACTGAAGGGATTTGAAACTAAATAATCCTAGCTGTAAAAGATATTCAATATGCTACTGAATGTCATAATTTCTAATGAATACGACTTACAAGTTTGgaaataatgaaacatttcaaatCCAGTATTGAAGATATAGCCTCAGAAGGCACAAAAACTTGCATAATCACTGTTTAATGAGCTACTATATCGTGCTACATTTAAGCTCTTTAAGCAAACCCTGAATCATGACACCAGGGAGCGCCATTCtctttcatccattttctaaccacttcatcgaGTGCAGGGTTGAGGGGGAGGTGGTTGCCGAagcctatccaggcaagcaacgggtgaaaagcaggatacatcctgaacaggacaccaatccatcttagggcacacacagacacacgtgCACTGACAGCAGAGCTAATTTTCCTAGGagtcagaatgtctttggacgATGGGGAAAAATCAGAACACACAGACTAGACCTACACAAACACCAAGAGAAtgtacaaattccacacagaaccCTGgaacccagtgctgcaaggcagcaaggcTAAATGCTCAGCACTGCGCAACCATGACAATCTGCACTCTTTTAGTTCAGTGTAGTTCAGTTGAGAATTAAGAGAGCAATCCCCAATGTAGCTGCATGCATCTAATTTAAGCTTTGCAGTCAGGGGTAGCCTGATGCTTATGTATTACAATTGCTGAACAATTTGGGCCGGGTCaataattgtaaaaagaaaattaaacagaattaCAAAGTAGTATGTATAGGATTATCATTGCGTGAAATATCTTGCACCTCTGCTGCACACAGTTAAAGTGAAGGATGAAATCCATAAAATGTAACCATTTCATatcaaattaaaaagcaaaaaaaaatcctttagtGGGAGCCCACTGTCTTCTCATATCCTCTGCACAGTGCTCATGATCTTCAGAAAGCAATTAGTGCGTTTCTGTCAATGCCTCAGCTGCTGGTTGCCTGCAATGCTCTGCATCGAGAAAGCGGACACAGAGATTTAAGATTAGAGGTATGGATTTTGCAATCAGAAGAACAGTGTGTAATACTGatatggagaagaaaaaaaatcattaatgaGAATAACTTCACTCCTCAGAGCTCCCCAGTATTTAATACCCATCCTAGGGAGATCCATATTCTGATTCCAATATTGACCAGACAAGGACTAGAGGAGAGATTTATCATTCCTCACAtagtttgttctgtgttcttgaGGGCAAATTTTTATCTGACATAcaggcatttttattttctaaaagctaATATGTGGTTAATAAAGGCTCAATGTGGTGATGGGGGATCTTTTAAAGAATCCCAGATAGAAAACATTACCGTGAGTCATTTGCGAAGAAGTATCCTTGAATGCCATCTTCAGGGTATAATGGAAATGTGTTGATATCAAAGTTCTGCAGTTTGGAGAGCGTGCTGTTAATTGTGGCTAATTAAGTTACTGTGTTGAACAGAGCAACTGCTGATGTATTCCAACAGGAATGCTTGCCAACTTCTTGGCAGATCTCAACAAAGCCAGTTTCTGAGATCTGATTTTTCTCCAGATCTCTCCCTTGAAAAGCTAAGAAGAGGGACTGAGATGTGCTTTTCTCGGTAGTTCTTAAGAAAATGAGTGTGAATACA from the Lepisosteus oculatus isolate fLepOcu1 chromosome 5, fLepOcu1.hap2, whole genome shotgun sequence genome contains:
- the pygo1 gene encoding pygopus homolog 1 produces the protein MSGEQEKDTISLKRNRGGDGGLDGLGGPGGPGTLLGSPDKKKRKSNTQASSFAPLSEYAPPPNPSAEHLVAANPFDDNYNTPSYKPLPSGNPYFGHPHYPGFGGYGPHRMPPHMSPRMPSAYGGPYPMRNQLHPFAQNQMGMGFNRPPGFNYGHHESPGYGNHPVFNNNMPLPPNQPFRPGPGDHFSQMPPHSMNQNSDMGPNFGQEGNSNINPPMAPNMDASPGFMQPQNNFNQTSAPMPKQDFSEATSKSVSQNPAPCKQSQNPEDNVCQDNSADLKTISRSAPANQDGSHSNTLDKLNGMHPNNDAQKNPTQPCGAVEQAPPKRSSSGSSSNKAAVLLNRPGHSSTDPVYPCGICMNEVNDDQEAILCEASCQKWFHRVCTGMTETAYNLLTAEVSAVWGCDTCMEGKGVPLMRTRELVGQQSVNAEG